AATGGATGCAGACCTACACTTTCAGCCAGTCCAATGCGATGTATCAGTTTGGGAACCAGTTTTACCAGACGATTCGTCCAAATGGTTACGATCCCAATCTGAAATGGGAAACCACCTCTACCTACAACATCGGTCTAGATTTCGGAATCCTCAAAAACAGGGTTTCCGGAACGGTGGAAGTCTATAAAAGAACAACGGATGACCTTCTGAACAAAATTTCTGTGGCTGCAGGTTCCAATCTTACCAATATGATCTATACCAACATCGGCTCAATGGAGAATAAAGGGGTTGAGCTTACTTTAAATACCATTCCTGTAAAAACGGATAACTGGCAGTGGAATCTGGATATGAATCTTTCTTTCAATAAATCAGAGATCACTAAACTTACCCTAGTGGACAGTCCTGATTATGGAGTGAATATCGGGAACGTTTCGGGGGCTACCGCAGGAACCATCCAGGTTCATTCAATCGGATACTCTCCTTACACGTTTTATCTGTATCAGCAGGAATATGATGCCAACGGAAAACCCATTGAAGGAAAGTATAAAGGTGGCCTTGTAAAAGATAAGAGCCCGATGCCGAAGTCTTACCTTGGTATTTCCTCAAAAGTAAGCTATAAAAACTGGTATTTAGGATTCAACGGTCATGCTAATTTTGGAAATTATGTTTACAACAATGTGAAATCTAAGGATTATAAAACAAAAGCTTATTCAGGAAACGGAACGTACAGCAATCTTTTGAGCTATACAGCAGAACAGGGATTTGACAACCTGCAGCTCTACTCGGACTTCTTCCTTGAAAAAGCATCGTTCTTCAGGATGGACAATATCACTTTGGGACACAATTTTAAAAACATCAGCAACAAGTTTGATCTGGGAGTGAATTTATCCATGCAGAACGTATTCGTCATCACCAAATACAGCGGACTGGATCCTGAAGTCTATCTGGGAATTGACAATAATATCTATTCAAGACCACGCTCGTTCCTTTTCGGGCTTAATGTTAACTTTAAATAATATCATGATGAAACGTTTATATATACTACCGTTTATACTCCTTCTTTTTACAGCAGGCTCATGTGTTAATGACTTAGACACCGCTCCTATTGATCCTAATATGGTAACCGGGGAGCAGATCTACTCCAATCCTGCAAATTACAAAGGTGTTCTTGCCAAATGTTATGCTGCATTATGCCTGAGCGGGCAGGAAGGTCCTACCGGAGATCCAGATATGGGTAATTTTGATGAAGGCTACAGTTCATTCATCCGTCTTGCATTTTATATCCAGATCCTTACAACCGATGAAGCGATTATGGGTTCACAAACCAACGGTCTAAGACAGCTTGCCACCAATACCTGGGATCCCAATACGGCTATTTTGAACGGATATTACGCAAGATTGTACCAGATCATCGGATATACCAATGAGTTTTTAAGACAGACTACCGAAAGCAAACTTGCGGAAAGAGGCCACACTGATCCGGATTTTAAACAGCAGGTGAACTATTTCCGTGCTGAAGCCCGTTTCCTGAGAGCTTACTCTTACTGGGTTCTTCTGGATACCTATGGAAAAGTCCCTTTTGTAACCGATGCTGATAAACTGGATCCCCAGTTTCTGCCTAAACAGATTTCCAGAACGGATCTGTATGCTTATGTTGAAAATGAACTTAAAGAAATTGAAACCACCCTTCCCACATCCAATGAATACGGGAGAGTGGACAAAACCGCTGCTGATTTCCTTTTGTCAAGACTTTACCTGAATGCCCAGGTGTATACAGGTTCTCCTCAATGGACAAAAGCTGCTGAATATTCGGAAAAAGTGATTGGAAGCCACTACAGCCTTTCACCGAAATATCTTTACAACTTCCTGGCAGATAATAATACATCTCCTGAGATCATCTGGTCCCTGAATATGGATGGTATCCACTCCAAAACCTATGGAGGAACAACGTTCTTTGTACTGGCACAAACCGGAGGAACCATGCTTACTTACCTGAATATGGGTATTGCCGGAGGATGGGGAAATATCCGTGTTCGTCCGGAATTTGTCAACAAGTTTCAGGCAGCAGATCAAAATTTCAGTACTTCAGATCCTAATGCTTTCACTAAAAATGACAGCAGAGCATTGTTCTTTAATATTGGTCACAAAAAAGATATTGCTGCTCTTCCCGGAACCTTCCAAGACGGGTATGCTTTTACCAAATGGAGAAACGTTACCAAAACCGGAACTGCAGGTTCTGATGCGGCCTATGTAGACACCGATTTCCCGATGTTCCGTCTTTCTGAAGCTTACCTGACAGCAGCTGAAGCCTATTTAAGA
This region of Chryseobacterium vaccae genomic DNA includes:
- a CDS encoding RagB/SusD family nutrient uptake outer membrane protein, coding for MMKRLYILPFILLLFTAGSCVNDLDTAPIDPNMVTGEQIYSNPANYKGVLAKCYAALCLSGQEGPTGDPDMGNFDEGYSSFIRLAFYIQILTTDEAIMGSQTNGLRQLATNTWDPNTAILNGYYARLYQIIGYTNEFLRQTTESKLAERGHTDPDFKQQVNYFRAEARFLRAYSYWVLLDTYGKVPFVTDADKLDPQFLPKQISRTDLYAYVENELKEIETTLPTSNEYGRVDKTAADFLLSRLYLNAQVYTGSPQWTKAAEYSEKVIGSHYSLSPKYLYNFLADNNTSPEIIWSLNMDGIHSKTYGGTTFFVLAQTGGTMLTYLNMGIAGGWGNIRVRPEFVNKFQAADQNFSTSDPNAFTKNDSRALFFNIGHKKDIAALPGTFQDGYAFTKWRNVTKTGTAGSDAAYVDTDFPMFRLSEAYLTAAEAYLRTGNTSTALNYVNIVRNRAYNNGNGAITSSDLNLNFILDERSRELSWELVRRTDLIRFNKFTGADYTWSWKGNTQTGKGIAEKYNIFPLPSADITANPNLKQNDGY